The proteins below are encoded in one region of Rhinolophus sinicus isolate RSC01 linkage group LG07, ASM3656204v1, whole genome shotgun sequence:
- the DENND10 gene encoding DENN domain-containing protein 10 isoform X2, whose amino-acid sequence MYLKHGSPVKMMESYIAVLTKGMCQSEENGSFLSKDFDVRKAYLAGSVKDIVSQFGMETVILHTALMLKKRIVVYHPKIEAVQEFTRTLPALVWHRQDWTILHSYVHLSADELEALQMCPGYIAGFVDLEVSNRSDLYDVFVNLADTEITIAPHAKEAMTMGKLHKEIGQLIVQSAEDPEKSDSQVIQDISLKTKEIFTNLAPFSEVSGDGGKLVLNFEALKQRRFPPATENFLYHLAAAEQMLKI is encoded by the exons ATGTACCTGAAACATGGGAGCCCAGTTAAGATGATGGAGAGTTATATTGCAGTTCTCACGAAGGGGATGTGCCAGAGTGAAGAAAATGGCTCTTTCCTCAGCAAGGACTTTGATGTCCGAAAGGCATACCTTGCAGGCTCTgtcaaag acaTTGTATCTCAATTTGGAATGGAAACTGTTATCTTACACACAGCATTGATGCTAAAGAAAAGAATTGTCGTCTATCACCCCAAAATAGAAGCTGTCCAGGAGTTTACCAG GACTCTGCCTGCCCTGGTGTGGCATCGACAGGACTGGACCATACTTCACTCGTACGTGCACCTCAGTGCCGATGAGCTGGAAGCCCTGCAGATGTGCCCAG GTTACATCGCAGGATTTGTAGACTTGGAGGTGAGCAATAGATCAGACCTTTACGACGTCTTTGTGAATCTGGCGGACACTGAGATTACCATTGCTCCACACGCAAAAG AGGCCATGACAATGGGCAAACTGCACAAAGAAATTGGTCAGCTAATTGTTCAGTCTGCAGAAGATCCAGAGAAATCAGACAGCCAAGTTATCCAG GATATTTccctaaaaacaaaagaaatcttcACCAACCTGGCACCATTTTCAGAAGTTTCGGGTGACGGAGGAAAGCTAGTTCTCAATTTTGAGGCACTAAAGCAAAGACGATTTCCACCAGCAACAGAAAACTTCCTTTACCATCTAGCAGCTGCCGAACAAATGCTGAAAATATGA
- the DENND10 gene encoding DENN domain-containing protein 10 isoform X1: MAADGAADTQLMLGVGLIEKDTNGEVLWVWCYPSTTATLRNLLLRKCCLTDENKLLHPFVFGQYRRTWFYITTVEVPDSSILKKVTHFSIVLTAKDFNPEKYAAFTRILCRMYLKHGSPVKMMESYIAVLTKGMCQSEENGSFLSKDFDVRKAYLAGSVKDIVSQFGMETVILHTALMLKKRIVVYHPKIEAVQEFTRTLPALVWHRQDWTILHSYVHLSADELEALQMCPGYIAGFVDLEVSNRSDLYDVFVNLADTEITIAPHAKEAMTMGKLHKEIGQLIVQSAEDPEKSDSQVIQDISLKTKEIFTNLAPFSEVSGDGGKLVLNFEALKQRRFPPATENFLYHLAAAEQMLKI; this comes from the exons ATGGCTGCGGATGGGGCGGCGGACACTCAGCTGATGCTCGGAGTAGGGCTGATCG AAAAGGACACAAATGGAGAAGTTCTGTGGGTGTGGTGTTATCCTTCCACAACAGCTACTTTAAGGAATCTGCTGCTGAGAAAATGCTGCCttacagatgaaaacaaactTCTCCATCCCTTCGTCTTTGGTCAGTACAGAAGAACGTGGTTTTATATCACAACAGTTGAAGTGCCAGAttcttccattttgaaaaag gtgactcatttttctattgttctGACTGCCAAAGATTTTAATCCAGAGAAATATGCTGCCTTCACTAGGATATTGTGTAG AATGTACCTGAAACATGGGAGCCCAGTTAAGATGATGGAGAGTTATATTGCAGTTCTCACGAAGGGGATGTGCCAGAGTGAAGAAAATGGCTCTTTCCTCAGCAAGGACTTTGATGTCCGAAAGGCATACCTTGCAGGCTCTgtcaaag acaTTGTATCTCAATTTGGAATGGAAACTGTTATCTTACACACAGCATTGATGCTAAAGAAAAGAATTGTCGTCTATCACCCCAAAATAGAAGCTGTCCAGGAGTTTACCAG GACTCTGCCTGCCCTGGTGTGGCATCGACAGGACTGGACCATACTTCACTCGTACGTGCACCTCAGTGCCGATGAGCTGGAAGCCCTGCAGATGTGCCCAG GTTACATCGCAGGATTTGTAGACTTGGAGGTGAGCAATAGATCAGACCTTTACGACGTCTTTGTGAATCTGGCGGACACTGAGATTACCATTGCTCCACACGCAAAAG AGGCCATGACAATGGGCAAACTGCACAAAGAAATTGGTCAGCTAATTGTTCAGTCTGCAGAAGATCCAGAGAAATCAGACAGCCAAGTTATCCAG GATATTTccctaaaaacaaaagaaatcttcACCAACCTGGCACCATTTTCAGAAGTTTCGGGTGACGGAGGAAAGCTAGTTCTCAATTTTGAGGCACTAAAGCAAAGACGATTTCCACCAGCAACAGAAAACTTCCTTTACCATCTAGCAGCTGCCGAACAAATGCTGAAAATATGA